From a region of the Triticum aestivum cultivar Chinese Spring chromosome 7D, IWGSC CS RefSeq v2.1, whole genome shotgun sequence genome:
- the LOC123165658 gene encoding thioredoxin H2 — translation MNSYYYYLEDSRQWFWWSAGWRKTNDGRRYPAVNIVILTEVSFDYVFGREPLTEPPQDSSPGTVISIKDMEEWQSRWDNSARYNKLLVYAFYDKNSTLSKAMDKLLEKLAKQYKGKADFCKLDVDNFEFLAGLCGVEGAYPTFVLFKKCKQVGKVVGLKDDELERSIERALN, via the exons ATGAACAGCTACTATTACTACTTGGAGGACTCGCGGCAGTGGTTCTGGTGGAGCGCCGGCTGGCGCAAAACTAACGATG GCAGACGTTATCCTGCAGTTAATATAGTTATATTAACTGAGGTCTCCTTCGACTATGTGTTCGGCAGAGAACCATTAACCGAACCCCCTCAGGATAGCTCTCCCGGAACTGTGATCTCGATCAAAGATATGGAGGAATGGCAATCGCGTTGGGACAATTCTGCTCGATACAACAAGCTG TTGGTGTATGCGTTCTACGACAAGAATTCCACACTGTCCAAGGCCATGGACAAGCTGTTGGAGAAACTCGCCAAGCAGTATAAAGGCAAGGCAGACTTCTGCAAGTTGGACGTCGACAACTTCGAG TTTTTGGCGGGGCTTTGCGGAGTGGAGGGAGCGTATCCGACGTTCGTGCTATTCAAGAAGTGCAAGCAGGTGGGCAAGGTCGTCGGCCTCAAGGACGACGAACTCGAGCGGAGCATCGAGCGAGCGCTAAACTAG